The sequence below is a genomic window from Salinispira pacifica.
GAAATCAGCGGAGTTCCCGAAATACTTCGCCAGGCGCAGAGCAGTATCTGCGGTGATCCTTCGATTACCATTGAAAACCTGACGCCTTCCCTTCACCAGATCCGTGAAATTCCGAACTGATCCAGTTTAGTATCTTTGCTGAGGAGGGGATTACCTTCAATTAATGATTGGGCGCTGAGCATCCGGTCGAAAGGATCTCGATGCTCACCGTTGAGCATGCCCGCTTTCAGGGCATGCTCGGCGCTGATATCGAGGTAGTCGAAGTGATCTTCGTTTATTCGCTTCTGCCATTGTGCGATTATTTGTTCTCCCTGTGGCAACTTTCCAATTCGTGTTTTGGTAGAAATCTCCCAGGCAGATGCAGCACTCACAATTATGGTGTTCATGGGGTTTTCGATCAGGGAGCGGACCGCATCACTCAGTTCGTTTTCAGCCGACCACCACCACAGGAGGCAATGAGTATCCAGAAGGTAACTACTCATCCCCAGACATCCAGTTCCGATTCAGGAAGTTCATCGAAAAAGCTGTCGGGGATTTCCATAGGGTAGCGTCCAGCAGTTCTCGCCGCCTGCGTATCCAGCGGCATGAGGCGCGCATACGGTTTTCCTGCTTTAGCGATGATCACAACTTCACCATTATGAGCCTTTTCAAGAATTGCCGAGAAATGAGTCTTCGCCTGGTGGACGTTTATCTTTTCCATATAGTTAAATTAGTCCACCACATGGACTAAGTCAAGCATCCGGACGCATGGGCAAGCAGGTCGCAGCGCGACCGACCAGCCCCCGGTTGCATGGGCGAGCAGGTCGCAGCGCGACCGACCAGCCCCCGGTTGCATGGGCGAGCAGGTCGCAGCGCGACCGACCAGCCCCCGGTTGCATGGGCGAGCAGGTCGCAGCGCGACCGACCAGCCCCCGGACGCATGGGCGAGCAGGTCGCAGCGCGACCGACCAGCCCCCGGACGCATGGGCGAGCAGGTCGCAGCGCGACCGACCAGCCCCCGGTTGCATGGGCGAGCAGGCACGGAGTGCCGACCAGCCCCCCGGACGCATGGTATCGGGATCGTTCCTCAGCGCTTTGCGCTTGCGGTACGACCCTTGGGCGAGCAGCAGTGAAGCAATCCATCCTGCCGAGAACTGTACACTGAGGGCATTAATACGATAGTGTCCGTGCATATTTAAAAACTTACCAGGAATATACCCATGCCAGGTGCACCTCCACAACATACGACTGTACTTGTTTCCTGCCATATTGATGGCGCAATTCATGCTGTGCCATTGGCAGCCGAAACCCTGAAAACCTATTACCTTCATGGCAGCACACCGGTTTCATCAGAGCTGGACATTCTCACGGCGGATTTTTCAACATCTGACTCGCCGGAAATGGCTGCAGCATCCATTCTTGCCCGCAAGCCCGGCAGTGTGGGGTTCTCCATGTACATCTGGAACCGCAGCTTTTGCCTGGAAACAGCCGAGATTATCAAAAACCGTGCACCGTCCGTCATTTTGTACACAGGAGGGGCGGAGGTGACGGCGGACCCGGAATCGTTGGATCGGGAATCTGTGATTGATTACATCCTGCCCGGAGAGGGGGAACTACCTTTTCGTATCCTCATGGACTACATCAAAAGCCTTCACTCACCGCATACAAAAAACCGGGAGGAAAAACCAGCCCGGCTTCTTTCCAGATCAAATATCCATGATATCAGGACACTGCCATCACCATATCTGGAGGGGAACGGGATGACCGAGAATGGCGGAGAGCCCCGACGGGTTTTGCTCTGGGAGTTGTCCCGGGGCTGTCCTTATAACTGTGCGTTCTGCGCCGAATCACGGGGAATTGCAGGTGTGCGATATATCAGCATGGAGCGGATTGAGGCGGAACTGAAACTGTTTGAGCGGCAGGGAGTTGAGCAGATTTTTGTTCTTGATCCCACGTTTAATACCGGGCATGACAGGGCCATTGAAATTCTCGGACTCATCGCAGTCCATGCTCCGTCTATTCATTTCACATTCGAGGTGCGGGCCGAGTTGCTTAATGTGGAGCAGGCCGAAGCGTTCTCCAAGATCCGCTGCTCCCTCCAAATCGGTCTCCAAAGCGCAGACTCCGACGTGCTTAGGTATGTGAACCGATCAATCCGGCCCGATATGTTTATGGAAAAAATCGGCCATTTAAATGAATACGGAGTGATCTTCGGTCTGGATCTGATCTACGGATTACCGGCGGATACTCTCCAGGGATTCCAAAGAAGCCTGGATTTTGCACTATCATGCCTTCCCAACCATCTGGATATTTTCCGGCTGTCAGTGTTTCCCGGAACAGAACTGCATGAAAAGGCTGATTCCCTCGGGCTCATCCGACAACCTTCCCCACCCTATGCGGTGCTTGGAACTGACGATTTCAGTGAGCAGGAGTTGAGCCGTGCAGAGGAGCTTGCCGCCGCCGCAAACCGTTTCTACAATCAGGGTGCTGCGGTTGCATGGTTCATGCCGGTCTGCGATGCGCTGGAAATGCGCCCCTCGGAATTTCTGGGTTTTGCAGCAGATATCCATGAAGAGAACGGGGCTGCAATTCAGACCGGTGACGGGTTCCATCCTGACCCACTGATGCATTGGCAGCTTGAAGTGCTGCGCCTGGCTTTCAGAAAACACAAGAAGAAGCGTTACGGCAAGGTTGCCGCCGATCTATGCCGTTACCACCACTACTATGCCAGGGCTCTGAAAGAAGCGGATCTGGCTGAAGATGCCGGAAATCCGGAGGCACAGATCAGCCGGGGCGCAGTTCTCAGACGCAGTTCCCAGCTGTATCTTGCCGACTTCAACTATGACGTGAATTTGTACACAGAACCGGGCATGTTTTCGCTGGAAGATTTTGTGCGGGAATACGATCCCGAACCTTCTTTTGCCATGATATTTGCCGCAACCGGGGAGATAGTAACCCTCGCACTTGAGGAACCGTACTATGTGCTTCTTACAAAGATAAACGGATCTGATACACTGAAAACCCTGCTTGAGCAAACCGGATTGTCATTCGATGACGTAGAGGATCTGCTGGTTTTTCTTCACAGCAACGGCCTCATGCATGTTTGCTGATCCCCCTCTTCATCCGGGCTGGCTGCACAGCTCCGGAAGATATTTCACTGGGAACATTCGTCACAGAGTCCGTAACATTCCAGCAGATGACCGCTGAACTTCCTCCCGTAGCGTTTCTCAAGGAGAGGAAGAACTTCGTGGAGCTCACATTCTTCCACCTCCTGGACCCGGTGACATTTGGGACAGATGATGTGGGCATGATGACCGTCGGCGGGCATCAGAACATAGCTTGGAGTCTGGGATTCCACATATGTTGGACGGATTATGGACATTTTAGTGAAAAAATCCAGCGTACGGAACACCGAGGTTCTGGAGGCGTTTGCCCCTGTGGTTTCGATCCTTTCAAGAATCTCCCTGCTCGTCAAATGATGCTTAGACTGGCAGATAATGCGCAGAATTTGATCCCTTGCAGGAGTAATTCTCTCACCCCGGTCCAGGATCCGACGAAGACATTGTTGATATGTGTTTTCCCATTCCATAATTACGAGTGTAACAGTCCGGTGCAGACATTGTCATCATACAAGCTGCACCGGATAATAGTTCAATTTTCGACTGATACAAGAGCCTGCATCAACTGTTGATTCAGATGGGTAAAATCGACATCCTGACCGATAAAAACCAATTCCTGGCGCTTGTCGCCCCATGGCTCCTCAAAAGCTTCAAGAATTTGGCTGCGAAGTTCTTCATCCCTGGGCCACTGGGTCCGATCCACTGCCGACCACCAGAATCCTGCTGCTTCAAAAAATCCTTTTTTTCCGGAAATACTCAGGAAGTATGCCGACTCGGGCTCGTCTTCAAACCAGAAATAGCCCTTCGCTCGGATTAACCCCTCGATGCCAGCGGATACAACCTTTTGAAATTTTTTGCGGTCGAATGGACGACGCTGTTTAAACGCCCAACTGGAGATTCCATATTCTTCAGTCTCCGGCACATGGTCGTTCGCCAGCTCTTCCTCCCATGCGTCGAGGGACTCTCCCCACTCCCTGGTGTACAGTCCGGTATTCATAATCAGGTAGGGGTCGATATTTCCGTTGAGCATTGGAATGATTTTCGCCGTGGGATTCATCTTGCCCAGCAGGGCGGTGAGTCTTGCCAGTTCTTCAGGTTCAACCAGGTCGGTTTTACTGACAAGAATGACGTTGGCGAACTCAATCTGATCGGTGAGCAGCATGGACAGACTTCGCTCATCTTCCTCATTTACCGCCATGTTCTTTTCCGCCAGGCTTGTTGTAGATATCAGCATCCCCCGGCAGGTGGAAGCATCCACTACGGTCACCATGGTATCCAGCCTGGTGAAATCTTCCAGCGCTGAACCTTCATATTCCCCGAGTTCGAAGGTCTGAGCAACCGGAACAGGTTCGCTGATCCCCGAGCTCTCGATGAGCAGATAATCAAACCGACCGTCCCGGGCCAGATCATACACCTCTCTGAGTAAATCGTCACGCAGGGTACAGCATATGCATCCGTTGGACATCTCCACCAACTGCTCATCGGTTCGGCTGAGCCGGGCTCCGCCATCCCGTACCAGGGCGGCATCGATATTCACGTCGGACATGTCGTTGACAATCACCGCTACCTTTAATCCTTCGCGATTGGTGAGGATATGATTGAGCAGGGTAGTTTTTCCCGCCCCCAGGAAACCGGATAATACCGTTACAGGCAATTTTTCAGTATGTTTCATAATGCCGCATATTAGTGGTACTTTGTTCCACTGTCAATACTTTGTTGCTTTTTAGGGCTTTAGTAACATAAATGGCGACTTAGGACCTTCTGAAAATCCAAACCCAATGCAGATACATGAATTGCGGCTTGATTTTTCTCACAGGTATGTGGTTTTTACAGGAAGGAGCTAAAAACCCTTGCACCGGCCTCCGTGGTGGGAGCGAAAATGTGCCTGGATGAAGCCATGGATCGACGGATTACAGGCAGGATTGTGAGTATCTCCCAGTCTTGTCTTCATCCCATGTTGGGTAAAAGCTGCCATGCTTATCGCATTTTGGCATGAAGATTTCGGCGGCGAATGTAAAAGACGATTTTATCTTTTCTGCGGTTCAATCTTTCAACATATCGGGAAAAATTCGAGCCGACACTTCATTAATGATCTACTATATTCATATGGATATAAGAGATATTCGGAAAACGAGCATCCCGCTCTGCATGACTGCGTTCATCATGACCTGCTGTACTGCTCTTCTCTTCGGCTGCGCATCCAATGGTCCGGCCCACGATACAGACAGTCTGATATCGGGCTTGGATATCCCCGGCAGTTTCATAAAAAGCGGCTATTCCAGTGAAGCCGATCTGAATTTCCTGGCAACATTTCCGCCGGAAAGCGGCAGGACTCCGGGCCTTGTTGTATTTCTCCACAGCATGGAAGAGCGGGGCAATAGCTTGCACAGGGTATATGACAACCCGGCAGGTGAAGGCCCGGGTCTGGCAAAAATCGCCCTGGAGGATCAGGACTTCCCGTTCATCACACTTTCCCCCCTTTGCCCCCGGGGAACCTACTGGACCTTTCTTCACCGCAGGCTGGGCACATTGATTCGGGAATTTATTGAAGAAGAATCTATCGATGGGGATCGGGTCTACCTTACCGGCGTCAGCATGGGTGGAATGGGCACCTGGTCCATGGCCATGGCCCAACCTGATCTGTTTGCCGGGATTGTACCGATTTCCGCCGCCGTGTACTCCCCTCCGATTCGCCCCCGCTACCGCCGCATTGCGGAAATTCCGGCCCTGGTGGTGCACGACCTGAAAGATCCTTCCATACCCTATGATAAGGCCCGGAAAACTGTCCAGCGATTTCAAAAAGCGGGGGGTACTGCAGAGTTTGTTCGCTATGATTCCGGCGAGCATTATATCCACACCAATGTTTACCGCAGCGATATGTTTATTGCCTGGCTGATGGGGGTGGGGACTGAGTAGACGGCGGCCGTGTACATGCGTGCGGACCTTCCTCCCCGCAGGCTTTTTCCCTGCACTTCACTTTTGTACGCTCAGGTCTTACCTTTAGATTTCAGCTAATAATATGCATAGGAGTATCTCATGAACATTGAACTGAACAGCGGACATTCTATTCCTGCCCTTGGACTGGGCACCTTCCGGGCCAAGGATCAGGAAGTGTACAAAGCCGTCCTGCACGCCATTGAAGCAGGGTATCGCCATATCGATACCGCTGTTGCCTACGGAAATGAGGAAGAGGTTGGCAAGGCCATTGCCGAGAGCCCGGTTCCCCGGGAGGAATTGTTCGTTACCACCAAAGTCTGGAACACCGCACACAGCAAGAAAGATGCAGCTGAAATGATCAATGAGTCCCTGAAGAAGCTGGGGCTGGAGTATATTGATTTGGTTCTGGTGCACTGGCCCTGGACCTATGAGCGAAATGCGGCGGTGTATGAGGCCATGGAAGACGCCGTGGATGCCGGCACGGTCCGATCCATCGGTATTTCCAACTTCAATATCCACCACATTGAGAGCCTGCTGAAGACCGCCCGGATCACCCCTGCGGTGAACCAGATGGAATGCCATGTGCATCTGCAGAACACCCGCCTGCAGGAGTACCTGGACGACAAAGGCATCCGGCTGGAGGCATATGCGCCGTTCAAAAGCCATGATATCGGAGATATTCTGGATGATGAGACGCTGAAAAAGATCGGAGATGCCCACGGAAAGACCGTACCCCAGGTGTCGCTTCGCTGGATGCTGCAGCGGGGGATTATTGTGATCCCCAAGTCGGTGCATGCGCAGCGCATCGATGAGAACTTTGACGTTTTCGATTTTGAACTCTCGGATGAGCAGATGCATGAAATTCGTAAGCTCAAGCGCGCCGATCGCGCATTCCCCGAACCTGACAACGTGGACTTCGGTTTCGTGAACCTCTAACCCATTTCAGCCCGGGATGTCCGCCTGCGATCCAGCATGGAATTGGGCCGGGGCACCCCCGGGTTTCACCGGCTGTGCCGGCCGGGGTGAGTCAGCGATCCGCTGCCGACAACCCGGGATAATCCATTGCCACACCCGCCAGAATTTCAGCCACCGCAGCCACAACTTCCGGCCGGACATTTTTCTGCTGTCAACAAAATTTTCCCGTATGCCCGGAAGCTGCCCAGGGAATCAGCCTGTAAAATCCGGAGAGAAGCCCCGGCGCAGCATATTTTCGCTCACCGCCACAGGATGCACGAAGTTCAGAAGGTACTGGGAACCTCCGGCCTTTGTGCCCTGCCCCGAAAGCTTGAAGCCGCCGAAGGGCTGGCGGCCCACAAGTGCTCCGGTGATGGATCGGTTTATATAGATATTTCCCGCTTCAAGATGTTCCCGTACAAGATCTATATGCCCCCGGTTTCGGCTGACGATTCCTCCGGTGAGACCGAAATCAACCGCATTGGCCATTTCAATTCCCTGCCGGATGGATTCGGTTTTCATGACCGCCAGAACCGGTCCGAACACTTCCTCCTGTGCCAGCCGATGTTCAGGACGGATATCGGCAAATATGGCCAGATTGTCCTTCACCAGCATTTCCCGGCCTTCCTCCCTTCCTATTGCGATATAATCGGCGATCTTCCGTTCAGCCTCGGGGCTCACCGCCGGCCCGAGAAAGGTTCCCGGATCTACGGCATCTCCCATGATCAAGGAATCTGCCGCGGCAGTGAGACGGTTCAGGAATTCATTGTACAGCGATTCATGCACGATGGCCCGGGAAGCGGCGGAACATTTCTGTCCCTGAAAGCCGAATGCCGAGTAGAGGACGGCCTCAACGGCCACATCAAGATCCGCATCGCTGTCAATAATAATTCCGTTTTTCCCGCCCATCTCGGTGACCGATGAGCGAACATAGGCACTTCCCTGCTGCTGCCGGGAGAGGGTCTCGATAATTCCCAGACCCACTTCCTTTGAACCGGTGAATGCAATGCAGTTGATCCGGGGATGGGAAACCAGGGCCGCCCCCACCACCTCCCCCTCGCCGGGGAAGAAATGGAGTATTTCAGCGGGAACCCCTGCTTCCATGAAAATCTCATACATCAACCTGCCGGTGACTGCGCTTTCCTCTGCGGGTTTGTACAGCACACCGTTTCCCGTTACCAGGGCGGCACTGGTCATGCCGGTGCTGATGGCCAGGGGAAAATTCCATGGAGCGATTACCCCCGCAATTCCCCGGGGCCGGTAGCTCAAAGAGTTCCGTTCACCGGCAATATTCGACAGGGAACGGGGGGAAAAGAGCTTTTCCGATTCAGCGGCATAATAATTAAGAAAATCGATGGCTTCACAGACATCATTATATGCCTGGTCCCACTGCTTCCCCACTTCCAGCACCTGTACGGCGGCGAGTTCATATATCCTCCGGGACATGATGCCGGCGCTGCGGCGCAGAATCTCCGCCCTGCGGGGAGCATTGGAGGCAGCCTTCCATGCAGCTGCGGCGTTTTGTATTGCATTCACGGCCTCATTCAGACGTGTGCTGATTTCGTTTGTGCTGATATTGCTGATGCGCTTTTTCACGCCGGTGATTACCGTTGGGGCGGTATCCAGGGCATGAGAAAACGATCTGCGTACCGCCTCCAGACTGAAATCCCCGGGGGGATGATTGGAAAAATGCTCCCCGTCCGCCCGGGACGGAGCAGGGGAAGAGGTTACGGTGGGTGAAGCAAAAATATCTTCCCGAGATGCGGCCTGAATGAACTGCAGGCGAACCATTCCGTCCCGGGCGGTATTTTCAACCAGGCGGCGTACCAGATACGCCATTCCCGGGACCATGGGGCCGTAGGGGGCATAGAGCCGTACGGTCTGACCCAGGGCTGTCAGAGCCTCTGCCATTCCCGACGCCATGCCGTTGAGCATCTGAATCTCATACTCATGGGAGGAAAGACCGGCTTCTTCCGCCAGGCGGCGGGTTTCCGCCGCGGTACGCATATTGTGGGTGGCCGCAGCCACCCGGATCAGGTCGGAGTTCTCAAAGAGGAGGGCAAGGTTTTCCTCATATGCGGCGTCAGTCATATATTTTTCTTCAAACACCGGTGACGGCCAGCCGTTCTCCTGGGCGAAAATCCGTTCATACTCATAATAGGCACCCTTCACCAGCCGGACGGTGAACCGGTAATTTCCCCGCCGGGCGAAGGCCGTAAGATCCCTGAGATCTGCGCCGGTTTCCTTCAAATAGGATTGGACGGCGATCCCCAGCTGATGGTATGAGCTTTCCGATACCAAGCGCTTGAAGGCGGAAAGAGTGATATTTTTGTACACCCTCTGTTCCATATCAACATGAAGAAACCCATCCGCATCCTTCACCGCCGTGAGGATCCGCTTAAGCCGGGAGACTAGCACATCCACGCTCCGCTCATAGTTCAACGGTCCGATTTGCGAGTAGAGACTTGTGGGTTTTACGGTTATGTGCACCGGCAGCCCAGCGCCGCTGAGAACTTCCACGGCTTCCAGCTGTTTGGCCAGGTAGATCTCCGCCTCTTCCTCACTGAGGGTGGCTTCTCCCAAGGTATCCAGGGTGTAGAGGAAGCCCCGTTCGGCCATGGAAGAAACCGCGGCAAGGGCCTGAGTCAGGTCCCGTCCGCAAACAAATGAGGCGAACAAATCCTCCAGCAATTCCGACAGACCGGAGCCGTCAAGCTCCATAAACCAGGGCGGAGCATATGTAGCGGCAAAATAGTCGTCCCGGTACTCCTCAACCTGGCGCTCCCCGTTGAGCACAGGATACACGTCTATAAGATACAGCAGCGCCGCCATAAACTGATGATCTGCGGCGGCATGAAGCAGCACTCTTCCGCCGGGAGTCCCCGAGTCAAACAGGGGATCCTTCCGAGACATGGTCTGTGTATACAACTGCTCCCTGAAATTCACCGGTTTCGCCACAAATCCTCCAATGCACGGTCCATCCAACACGCTCAGCGCCAACCGTACCGGAGTTCAGTCCGGAATGAAAAAACCGGCCGGTCATGCGCTTCTGACACTCATAAAATCATATCGTTGCTTGGGGAATTTTGCGAGTTTTTTCTTGAGTCCTTTACTAATATTCACACATTCCGCCGGGAACACAGCTATTTCCACCCTGTTCCCCGGGAGAATTCACTCTTCAGAAGCGGTCTGTGATAAAAATCGGGTTCCGTCCGGAGAAAAATTGTTCCATTCCGGGGAGGTCGGATTCATCGGTCAGTCCGGTGAGCACCGCCTGTTCCAGAGAGATTCCCCCGAACAGCAGGGAGCTGAAGACGGAGAGATCTATTTCAGGCAGACCTTCCGGAGGGCTGGCGGAGGGAGTGAACTCCGGCTTTCCGCCGCTGATGCGGTAGATTCCGCTGTTTTCTTCTATGGCAGGATCTGTGAGGTAAAAGCCCGCATCGGGAAGCGTCCGGTTCTCTCCTTCCTTAGAGGCGGCGAACTGCGCCACGGCGGCGGAGAAAACCTTGGGGATATTCACCGGGCGGGCCATCCATTCGTTCACGCAGGAAATCTCGGGCCGGGGTTCACTGAGAAAATGCCGTACCTGAAACGACCCGGGCAGGTTCAACTCGATTTTGCTGATTTGGGACCGGTGCCGGGCCAGAAACTCAAAGATTGCCGCCAATCCCTGTGCATGCCGCCAGACCGCCTTGTGCACGTACAGGCCCGGGTTTTGATAGTCATCGTCCTGGCTGAAGCGCAGCCATGCGGCGGGTTCGCCCGAGGTATCACGTATCACATAGTAATAATGATTAAAACGCCGGGCGCTTTCCCGTTCCTCCTGGAAACTCCGGTAGGGCCAGTAAATGGAAGCATCAAACTGCTGAATCCACAGATTATGAAGCTCGCATATTTTATTGAACTCGGTTTCCTTCCATTCCATGGGCGCGAAGCTGAATCCGGTCCGGATTCTTCTTATATCTTCCGGGGCAAAGCGGTACTGTTTATAGTCCCCCAGGCTTCCGTAGCCGAATTTTCCGTAAAAGCGGTAGGAAAAAGGATACAAATAGGATATTCCCACCCCCTCCCGGTAATCCCGTCTGAGAACCTCATTCAGAATTTCCCGGATACGCCCCGAGTTCCTGTCGGCGGGGTCGGAAGCCACTGCAGAAATTCCGCCGGAACTCCAGTCCTCTCCGAAATACCGGGTGGTAAAGCGGATATCCGCCATCCCGCTTCGGGCATTTCCCTCATCATCAAAAAAGGCAAGACCGTAAGATCCGTTTCCCGGAAGGGGAAAAATATGGTCAGTCCATCCGATGCTGTCGGTAAAACAATACCTGCACAGCCTCTGGTATGCCGAAATCTGCTTTTCGGAGTTGATATTTGACATGGTACTCATACGATCCCCTTCTTCTAGTATTCTGGTATTCTGGTATTCTGTTGTTCTGGTATTCTTTTGTTCTGATACTTCATACAGACGGTAAGCATCCCCGTTTCGAATCAATAGGTTGATGCAACTTATCAACCATCAAGTTGTCCCAGTATACATTCAAATTCTCCTTCTGAGAACCGGAATTTTCCGGTGTGAGGCAAAACCGCCCCGGTGCATGGCCGCCGGCTCATTCTATCATCAGAGCCAGCCCAGTCGGCTCATCAATTTACAATTTCGCCGGAACCATCCATTGACTTATGTGCATATGCACGCTAAAATACAGATACATTAGGCGTGCATATGCACGCTTCACTGGACCCGGGGAATCTTTAAGACTCACCGGGGCATACGCTGATTGTCCAGTTCAGGAGGATTGTATGAACGGAAACAGAAGAGGTCCGGAAAACGCAGGACCGGGAACCGGCAGAGGACTTGGGCTGTGCTCAGGCTACGAACAGCCCGGTTGTATGAATGAGGAAAAGGAACGGCTAGGTTTGGGACGAAGGGCCGGATACGGCCGGAGCAGAGGAGGACCCTCGGGGATGGGCCGGAAGTTCGAAAACCGGAGAGGCCGGCGCTTTGATCGGCGCGGCTCCCGCTTCCATGACTGGAGGCGTACATGATTCTTGGATTCTGCCTCAGCTCGGAAAATCCGGACGCCCCGCTGGATACTCGATTCGGCAGAGCGGCGTATTTTACTTTTATTGATTCGGATACCTCCCGGACGCTCTCAATCATGGAGAACCCGGGCAAGCATGCCGCCGGATCCGCGGGTATGGCTGCGGTGCAGATCTTCGCCGATCATCGGGCCGATGTGATTATCGGGCCACGGCTTGGTCCCAAGGCGGAAGATGCGGCACGGGCGCTGGGATTAACCGTATACAGTCAGGGGGATTCCCGGAATGTGAGCGATGCACTCCAGCGCTTTCACAGCGGCAGCCTGGTATCAAGCTGATGACGGTGGCGGTATTAAGCGGCAAAGGAGGGGCGGGGAAAACAACTTTTTCGGTTAACTGGGCACGGCTTCTGGGCGATGCATGGCTGCTGGACTGCGATGTGGAAGAGCCCAACTGTCATCTCTTCCTGCAGCCGGAGAACCAGTTCACCCGAACTGTGACGCGAAGCGTACCGGTTCTCGACGCCCAAGCCTGCATTGGATGCGGAGCATGCGCCTCCTTCTGCGCATTCAATGCATTATTGATTTCAGGCGGGAATGTGGTTGTCATGGAAGATCTCTGCCATTCCTGCGGAGGCTGTGAAATTGTATGTCCCGCACATGCCATATCCTACCGGGAACATCCCATGGGAAGCATCACCGGGGGCAGTGCGGATAATCTGCAGCTTCTGTACGGAACACTGGCAATCGGGGAACATTCAGGGGTGCATATCATCAACACCATGCGGAAAGAATCTGCAGAATCCGGGCTGGTGATTATCGATGCACCTCCGGGAACATCATGTTCAACCGTAGCAGCCATAAAAGGGGCCGATTACTGTGTGGTGGTTACCGAGCCCACCCCGTTCGGACTCAGCGATTTACGGATGGTGGAGGAGATGCTCAGGGAAATGGGGATGCCCTACGGTGTTGTAATCAACCGTGCCGACCTTGGAAACACAGAAGTGGAAGAACACTGCAACAATCAAAACACCGCAATTTTGGGCAGAATTCCCTTCGATTGGGAAATTGCAGGAGTAAACGGCAGGGGAGGAATCTTTGTGGATGAGCTCCACCGGCACCGGGAAAATATGCAGAAGATCAGTGAAGCGGTCTTCTTAACCATTCTTGAGGAGAACAGACATGGGACAACATAGGCTGCGGGAGATTACCATCCTTTCCGGAAAAGGAGGAGCGGGGAAAACATCCCTCAGCGCATCCCTTCTTCCATGGCTGGATTCGCCCGTCCTGGCGGACTGCGATGTGGATGCACCTGATTTTGATATTCTTCTTTCACCGGAGCTTGAGGAAAGCCGGGATTTTCAGGGAGCGCAGAAAGCCCGCATTGACCCTGAGCACTGCAGCCAATGCGGAGTGTGCATGCAGCATTGCCGATTTGATGCCATTGATCATATTCAGGGAGTCCATTACGTAGATCCGCACAGCTGTGAAGGCTGCGGGGTCTGTGCATTTGTGTGTCCTCACAACGCAGTGGATCTGAAACCGGCTGTGGTGGGGACGGTGAACCGTTCCAAAACCCCCTACGGTACCCTGATTCACGGTAAGCTGATTCCCGGAGAGGAAGCTTCAGGCAAACTGGTGAGCGAGGTGAGAAAATCCGCCCGTGAGCTTGCCGTCGCACAAAACGCCGGACTGATTATCGTGGACGGTCCCCCGGGAATCGGCTGTCCTGCCATCTCCTCAATCACCGGCACCGATCACGTGGTGCTGGTTACCGAGCCCTCCCCTTCGGGTTTTCACGACCTGAAGCGCCTGGCGGAAGTGGTGAGCCGCTTCGCCCTGCCCATGACCCTGGTAATTAACAAATG
It includes:
- a CDS encoding Fur family transcriptional regulator, whose protein sequence is MEWENTYQQCLRRILDRGERITPARDQILRIICQSKHHLTSREILERIETTGANASRTSVFRTLDFFTKMSIIRPTYVESQTPSYVLMPADGHHAHIICPKCHRVQEVEECELHEVLPLLEKRYGRKFSGHLLECYGLCDECSQ
- a CDS encoding GTP-binding protein — encoded protein: MKHTEKLPVTVLSGFLGAGKTTLLNHILTNREGLKVAVIVNDMSDVNIDAALVRDGGARLSRTDEQLVEMSNGCICCTLRDDLLREVYDLARDGRFDYLLIESSGISEPVPVAQTFELGEYEGSALEDFTRLDTMVTVVDASTCRGMLISTTSLAEKNMAVNEEDERSLSMLLTDQIEFANVILVSKTDLVEPEELARLTALLGKMNPTAKIIPMLNGNIDPYLIMNTGLYTREWGESLDAWEEELANDHVPETEEYGISSWAFKQRRPFDRKKFQKVVSAGIEGLIRAKGYFWFEDEPESAYFLSISGKKGFFEAAGFWWSAVDRTQWPRDEELRSQILEAFEEPWGDKRQELVFIGQDVDFTHLNQQLMQALVSVEN
- a CDS encoding helix-turn-helix transcriptional regulator, giving the protein MKGRRQVFNGNRRITADTALRLAKYFGNSADFWIQDEYDLRRERKKIAGELEKIPQVVAS
- a CDS encoding type II toxin-antitoxin system Phd/YefM family antitoxin, with the protein product MEKINVHQAKTHFSAILEKAHNGEVVIIAKAGKPYARLMPLDTQAARTAGRYPMEIPDSFFDELPESELDVWG
- a CDS encoding B12-binding domain-containing radical SAM protein — its product is MAAETLKTYYLHGSTPVSSELDILTADFSTSDSPEMAAASILARKPGSVGFSMYIWNRSFCLETAEIIKNRAPSVILYTGGAEVTADPESLDRESVIDYILPGEGELPFRILMDYIKSLHSPHTKNREEKPARLLSRSNIHDIRTLPSPYLEGNGMTENGGEPRRVLLWELSRGCPYNCAFCAESRGIAGVRYISMERIEAELKLFERQGVEQIFVLDPTFNTGHDRAIEILGLIAVHAPSIHFTFEVRAELLNVEQAEAFSKIRCSLQIGLQSADSDVLRYVNRSIRPDMFMEKIGHLNEYGVIFGLDLIYGLPADTLQGFQRSLDFALSCLPNHLDIFRLSVFPGTELHEKADSLGLIRQPSPPYAVLGTDDFSEQELSRAEELAAAANRFYNQGAAVAWFMPVCDALEMRPSEFLGFAADIHEENGAAIQTGDGFHPDPLMHWQLEVLRLAFRKHKKKRYGKVAADLCRYHHYYARALKEADLAEDAGNPEAQISRGAVLRRSSQLYLADFNYDVNLYTEPGMFSLEDFVREYDPEPSFAMIFAATGEIVTLALEEPYYVLLTKINGSDTLKTLLEQTGLSFDDVEDLLVFLHSNGLMHVC
- a CDS encoding prolyl oligopeptidase family serine peptidase; translated protein: MTAFIMTCCTALLFGCASNGPAHDTDSLISGLDIPGSFIKSGYSSEADLNFLATFPPESGRTPGLVVFLHSMEERGNSLHRVYDNPAGEGPGLAKIALEDQDFPFITLSPLCPRGTYWTFLHRRLGTLIREFIEEESIDGDRVYLTGVSMGGMGTWSMAMAQPDLFAGIVPISAAVYSPPIRPRYRRIAEIPALVVHDLKDPSIPYDKARKTVQRFQKAGGTAEFVRYDSGEHYIHTNVYRSDMFIAWLMGVGTE
- a CDS encoding type II toxin-antitoxin system VapC family toxin, whose translation is MSSYLLDTHCLLWWWSAENELSDAVRSLIENPMNTIIVSAASAWEISTKTRIGKLPQGEQIIAQWQKRINEDHFDYLDISAEHALKAGMLNGEHRDPFDRMLSAQSLIEGNPLLSKDTKLDQFGISRIW